The region TCGTGACCGGAGCGCCGACCACGGCGCGCAGCGGCTGGCGTGGGCTGCTGCTGCCCCCAGTCGAGGGCGGGGAGCGTTCCCGTCTGGCCCTCGACCTCTCGCCCGCTCTGGCCAACCTGACGCCCATGCAGCCCCGTGACCGCCTGATCGCCAGTGTGCCGCCCATTCCCGCCACGCGCGGCACGGCGATCCTGGCCCTGGCCACCACCTATGTCAAACCCCGGATTGTTCTCGACGCGGGTCATGGAGGCAAGGACCCCGGCGCAGTGGGGAGCGTGGTGGAAAAAGAAGTGACGCTCGCCGTCGCCCAACGGGTGCGGGACCTGCTGGTGCCTGCCGGGGTTGACGTGGTGATGACCCGCGACAGCGACCGCGCCCTGCACCCCGACAAGAACACTGACCTGACGATGCGTGCGCAGCTCGGGACCCCCGGAACCCAGCTGTTTGTCAGCATCCACGTCAACGCGATGGCCGCCACCTCGGCCATGAAAGGCTATGGCGTCGAGACGTGGTGGAATCCCAACCACACCCTCTCATACGATTTCGCCGCCACCTTGCAGCGCGACATGGTGCGCCTCACTGGGGCCTTCGACCGGGGGGTCAAGGGCTACCACTCGCTCGCCGTGCTGCGCAACAGCCGCATTCCGGCGGCCCTCGTCGAGATCGGTTTCACGAGCCATCCCGTCGATGGACAGAACCTGCTGGATCAGAACTACCTCGACCGCGTGGCCGTCGGCATCGCTTCGGGCATCCGGGCTGCCCTGATCGGTGGATTGACGGCGGCGGGGCCGCAGCCTTCGGCCCCCGTCGCGTCGGGCAAGTAACCGCGGCCCGGGACAACGCCCATGCCGGGCTTCAGGGTTCCTGGCGGTTCGCCTGCGTGGCCTTGTGGACGAGTGGCATGATGGTCAGGCCCTGGACCGCGATGCTGAACAGCACGACGATGTAGGTAGCGGTCACGAGGTGGGTGCGGTAGGGCGTCTCCGGCAGGCCGAGGACCAGGCTGATCGCGATCCCGCCGCGCAGCCCGCCCCAGGTGAGCAGGCGTGCAGTGTAAGCGCCGTAGCCGTCGCGCCGGCGCACGAATGCGAAAGGCACGATCACGCTGACCCAGCGCGCGAGCAGCGAGGCGGCCACGAGCAGCGCTCCAGCGATGATCTGTGGGCCGGTCGTGCGGGTGAGCAGCACGTCGAGGCCGATGAAGGCGAAGAGCAGGATGTTGAGGACCTGATCGGTCGTCTCCCAGAAGCCCTCGACGTGCCCCAGGGTCGCGCGCTCGAAAACGACGTGCCGCGACGCCGACACGATCAGGCCGGCAACCACCATCGCCAGCGGTCCGCTCACGCCAAGCGTGGTGGCTGCCACGTAACCGCCCACCACAAGGGCCAGCGTAATCAGGACCTCCACGGCGTGCTGCTCGATCTCGCGCAGCATCAGGTATCCCAGCCCGCCGAGCAGCCCACCGAATGCCAACCCCCCGAGCGCCTCGCGCACGAACAGGTTCAGGGCGCCCAGGGCGCTTGCCTCGGCGTGGCCCTGCCCCCCGATGCCGGCGATGCTGGCCACCACGAGGAAGATCACGACCCCCACGCCGTCGTTGAAGAGGCTCTCGCCCGCGATCAGGGTTTCGATGCGTTTGGGCACCTGTGCGCGCTTGAGCAGGTCGAGAACGGCCACGGGGTCGGTCGGCGAGATCAGCGCGCCGAACAGCAGGCACCACAGCAGCGGCACCCCCAGCCCGACCAGCGCAAACGCCCCATAAGCCGCGAAGCCGATCAGGAAGGTGCTGATCAAGGTGCTGAACACCGCGAGAACCAGAATGCTCGTGCGCTGGCGCAGCATCTGCCCGGCATCGAGGCTGAGCGCTCCGGCAAACAGCAGGATGCTCAGGATGCCGTTGAGCACGAAGTTGGTGAAATTCAGCGTGCTGAGCACCTGCGACGCCCAGCCGCGCAGCCCGGGAAACCCCAGGGCGTCGAGCGCGATCAGCAGGATGCTGGCCAGTGCCCCCGCCAGTGTGACCCCCACCGTGGTGGGAAATTTGAACAGCCGCTCGTTGAGAAAAGCAAGAAACGCCGTGACGCACAGCAGGGTAGCGAAAGCGGTCAACACCCCCTCACTCTAGACCTGTGGGGAGGCAGGCCCGCG is a window of Deinococcus reticulitermitis DNA encoding:
- a CDS encoding cation:proton antiporter, producing the protein MLTAFATLLCVTAFLAFLNERLFKFPTTVGVTLAGALASILLIALDALGFPGLRGWASQVLSTLNFTNFVLNGILSILLFAGALSLDAGQMLRQRTSILVLAVFSTLISTFLIGFAAYGAFALVGLGVPLLWCLLFGALISPTDPVAVLDLLKRAQVPKRIETLIAGESLFNDGVGVVIFLVVASIAGIGGQGHAEASALGALNLFVREALGGLAFGGLLGGLGYLMLREIEQHAVEVLITLALVVGGYVAATTLGVSGPLAMVVAGLIVSASRHVVFERATLGHVEGFWETTDQVLNILLFAFIGLDVLLTRTTGPQIIAGALLVAASLLARWVSVIVPFAFVRRRDGYGAYTARLLTWGGLRGGIAISLVLGLPETPYRTHLVTATYIVVLFSIAVQGLTIMPLVHKATQANRQEP